The Ensifer adhaerens genome contains a region encoding:
- a CDS encoding tetratricopeptide repeat protein, which translates to MTILFAGALMLVGCQTDALDDVAAFGDSAKTLNDDSSVAFYKDDELVTTGKLQFQEKNYGKSYAIYKRAVEVFPRDPAAWLGFAASSDMVGRFDTSDRAYAQLSKMIGGTALYYNNIGYSHLLRGDLPGARTYFLKAYEIDPSNETTAKNLELMKNSVKYAQR; encoded by the coding sequence ATGACGATACTGTTCGCAGGGGCGCTGATGCTCGTCGGGTGCCAAACGGACGCACTCGACGATGTCGCTGCCTTTGGCGATAGCGCAAAAACGCTCAATGATGATTCGTCGGTTGCCTTCTACAAGGACGATGAGCTGGTGACCACGGGCAAGCTCCAGTTCCAGGAGAAGAACTACGGAAAGTCCTACGCGATCTACAAGCGGGCTGTCGAAGTCTTTCCGCGAGACCCGGCCGCATGGCTGGGGTTTGCGGCCTCTTCCGACATGGTCGGTCGCTTCGATACTTCGGATCGCGCCTATGCGCAGCTCTCCAAAATGATCGGCGGTACGGCCCTCTACTACAACAATATCGGCTATTCCCACCTGCTACGCGGTGACCTGCCCGGAGCGCGCACCTACTTCCTGAAAGCATATGAGATCGATCCCTCGAATGAGACCACGGCGAAGAATCTCGAGCTGATGAAGAACAGCGTCAAATACGCTCAGCGGTAA
- a CDS encoding DUF2721 domain-containing protein has product MEPPAIVNDLASIIQTSLAPVFLLAGTAGFVNVYATRLGRVSDRVNEVGEKDGDGEARRMQLDYLRRRTLALEIAVVLGTLAAICTGCAILNLLAGALAFGFREENLFWYFGGAIVSLIVSLLAFLFEMLIAGRNMLRQMRMDQSAAGRD; this is encoded by the coding sequence ATGGAACCGCCAGCAATCGTCAACGACTTGGCCTCGATCATCCAGACGTCGCTGGCACCTGTCTTCCTGCTTGCCGGTACAGCCGGTTTTGTAAACGTCTATGCGACACGTCTCGGCAGGGTCTCGGACCGGGTTAACGAGGTAGGGGAAAAGGACGGGGACGGTGAGGCGCGGCGCATGCAGCTGGACTATCTGCGCCGGCGGACGCTTGCGTTGGAGATAGCGGTCGTCTTGGGAACCTTGGCCGCGATCTGTACCGGCTGCGCGATCCTCAACCTGCTTGCCGGCGCGCTCGCGTTCGGGTTCCGCGAGGAGAATCTGTTCTGGTACTTCGGTGGTGCGATCGTCTCGCTCATCGTCTCGCTGTTGGCGTTCCTGTTTGAGATGCTCATCGCCGGGCGGAACATGCTGCGCCAGATGCGCATGGATCAGTCTGCCGCTGGACGCGATTGA
- a CDS encoding alpha/beta fold hydrolase: MTTRLFVPIPSPDVHGEVTNVAMLLVPGFMLDADLWGEVVPALSEYGPATYADLSQDSSITAMAHRALSQAPPEFVLVGFSMGGYVAREIVRQAADRVTALVLIATSARGDSNVELQRKKAIAEQTGSAVFKGLSRTAVLSSLHSDNADRADIVARIQAAGQRLGGDVFRSQSLIDRRDERDDRKSIRCPTLVVAGELDRLRSRTEALELDQGIIGSSFEIIENTGHMVPMEAPQRLAEVMGEWLEQQRAGC; encoded by the coding sequence TTGACGACTCGCCTCTTCGTTCCGATACCGTCACCCGACGTGCACGGCGAGGTGACGAACGTGGCGATGCTTCTGGTACCGGGTTTCATGCTCGACGCCGATCTCTGGGGCGAGGTGGTGCCGGCGTTGAGTGAATATGGCCCCGCCACATACGCTGATCTTTCGCAGGACAGCTCGATAACGGCGATGGCCCACCGTGCCCTCTCGCAGGCTCCGCCGGAGTTTGTGTTGGTCGGCTTTTCCATGGGCGGCTACGTGGCTCGGGAAATCGTCCGGCAGGCGGCCGACCGGGTAACAGCCCTTGTCCTGATCGCAACATCCGCACGCGGCGACAGCAATGTCGAGCTTCAGCGGAAGAAGGCAATCGCCGAACAGACCGGCAGTGCGGTCTTCAAGGGGCTGAGCAGAACCGCCGTGCTCTCATCGCTGCACTCTGACAATGCCGACCGGGCGGATATCGTTGCGCGCATCCAGGCGGCAGGGCAGCGATTGGGAGGCGACGTCTTTCGCAGTCAGTCGCTGATCGATCGACGAGACGAACGGGATGATCGGAAATCGATCCGGTGTCCAACTCTCGTCGTTGCGGGAGAGTTGGACCGATTGAGGTCTCGAACCGAGGCGCTTGAGCTTGACCAGGGTATCATCGGTTCAAGCTTTGAAATTATCGAAAACACCGGACATATGGTCCCCATGGAAGCGCCACAGCGTCTCGCCGAAGTCATGGGGGAATGGCTCGAACAACAACGCGCCGGGTGCTGA
- a CDS encoding RidA family protein, whose protein sequence is MIQEIHTNDAPGAVGPFSQAIKVGNLLFVSGQLPIDPATGEFNSDDAIAQADQCLKNLAAIAAAAGTSLANAVKTTVLLTDLGNFAEINKVYAGFFAKPFPARACYEVSALPKGAKVEIEAVIAL, encoded by the coding sequence ATGATCCAGGAAATCCATACGAACGACGCGCCAGGCGCCGTCGGCCCCTTCTCGCAGGCGATCAAGGTCGGCAACCTGCTGTTCGTTTCCGGCCAGCTGCCGATCGATCCGGCAACCGGGGAATTCAACTCGGATGACGCAATCGCGCAGGCCGATCAGTGCCTCAAGAACCTTGCTGCGATCGCGGCAGCAGCCGGCACAAGCCTCGCCAACGCCGTCAAGACGACCGTGCTTTTGACCGACCTCGGCAACTTCGCCGAAATCAACAAGGTCTATGCCGGTTTCTTTGCTAAGCCATTCCCCGCACGCGCCTGCTACGAAGTCAGCGCGCTTCCAAAGGGTGCAAAGGTCGAGATCGAGGCAGTCATTGCACTCTAG
- a CDS encoding D-amino acid dehydrogenase: MKVIVLGAGIIGVTSAYQLAKAGHEVTVIDRQPGPALETSFANAGEVSFGYCSPWAAPGIPMKAMKWLFMEHAPLILRPKVDTAMLSWMVKMLSNCTSKRYAINKSRMLRLADYSRISLATLRAETGIAYDERMQGTLQLFRTQQQLDACGKDVKALAADGIPYEVLDRDGCIRVEPALKHVREKIVGGLLTPKDETGDCFKFSNALANKAEELGVRFNYGSIIRGLDVEGGRTRGVVTAHGTLRADAVVVALGSFSPLLVRPHGIRLPVYPVKGYSLTIPITDASRAPESTVMDETFKIAITRLGDRIRVGGMAEISGYTNDLGEPRRLTLQHSVTDLFPGGDVSKASFWSGLRPMTPDGTPVIGATKVEGLYLNTGHGTLGWTMSSGSARVIADLISGSKPEIDATDLAIARYT; encoded by the coding sequence ATGAAAGTTATCGTTCTCGGCGCCGGCATCATCGGCGTGACCTCGGCCTACCAGCTTGCCAAGGCAGGACACGAGGTGACGGTCATCGACCGTCAGCCCGGCCCTGCACTGGAGACGAGCTTCGCCAATGCCGGCGAAGTCTCCTTCGGCTACTGCTCGCCCTGGGCCGCGCCCGGCATTCCGATGAAGGCGATGAAGTGGCTGTTCATGGAGCATGCGCCTCTGATCCTGCGCCCGAAGGTCGACACCGCCATGCTGTCGTGGATGGTGAAGATGCTCTCCAACTGCACGTCCAAGCGCTACGCCATCAACAAGAGCCGCATGTTGCGCCTCGCCGACTACAGCCGCATCTCGCTCGCCACGCTGCGCGCAGAGACCGGTATTGCCTATGACGAGCGAATGCAGGGCACGCTGCAATTGTTCCGCACGCAGCAGCAGCTTGATGCGTGCGGAAAGGACGTCAAGGCGCTCGCCGCCGACGGCATTCCCTACGAGGTGCTGGACCGCGACGGCTGCATCCGCGTCGAGCCGGCACTAAAGCACGTGCGCGAAAAAATCGTCGGCGGCCTGCTGACGCCGAAGGATGAGACCGGCGACTGCTTCAAGTTCAGCAACGCGCTTGCGAACAAGGCCGAAGAACTCGGCGTGCGCTTCAACTACGGCAGCATCATCCGTGGCCTCGACGTCGAGGGTGGCCGCACACGCGGCGTCGTGACCGCGCACGGAACGCTGCGGGCAGATGCCGTTGTCGTGGCGCTTGGCAGTTTCTCGCCGCTGCTGGTCAGGCCGCACGGCATCCGTCTGCCGGTCTATCCGGTCAAGGGTTATTCGCTGACGATCCCGATCACCGACGCCTCGCGCGCGCCGGAATCGACGGTGATGGACGAGACCTTCAAGATCGCCATCACGAGGCTCGGCGACCGCATCCGCGTCGGCGGCATGGCCGAAATTTCAGGCTACACCAACGATCTCGGCGAGCCGCGCCGCCTGACGCTTCAGCATTCCGTCACCGACCTCTTCCCCGGCGGCGACGTCTCGAAGGCCAGCTTCTGGTCGGGCCTTCGCCCGATGACGCCGGATGGCACGCCGGTGATCGGTGCGACGAAGGTCGAAGGCCTCTATCTCAACACCGGTCACGGTACGCTCGGCTGGACGATGAGCTCCGGTTCGGCCCGTGTGATCGCCGATCTCATCAGCGGCAGCAAGCCTGAGATCGACGCGACCGATCTCGCAATAGCTCGTTACACTTAA
- the alr gene encoding alanine racemase: MDGAIQARRQGMTTAAGGASGYLTIDLAAIARNYEKLAAEVAPARAAGVVKADAYGLGANRVAARLYQHGCRHFFVAQFVEALRLQPTLATDATVYVLNGLQPGNETACVEHGIVPVINSLEQLQRWSETATALGRRLPAVLQFDTGMSRLGVPPEERAAIASLLKASGSIDVQFIMSHLASADEAESEQNGSQLSEMNRIAAEFPEFDRCFANSGGIFLGRPYHGVLARPGIALYGGAPTAKQPNPMEPVLRLDVAVVQTRTVPAGARVGYSGTHIAAGETRLATIAAGYADGLPRSLSDRGAVYCDGIRLPIVGRVSMDSITIDISALPDGRLQLGSLVEVFGPNQTLEDIARDAGTISYEILTGLGQRYERQYR; encoded by the coding sequence ATGGACGGGGCAATACAGGCAAGAAGGCAAGGGATGACGACCGCCGCGGGCGGCGCATCGGGCTACCTGACCATCGATCTAGCAGCCATTGCTCGCAACTATGAAAAGCTGGCGGCCGAGGTAGCGCCTGCGCGCGCAGCTGGTGTCGTCAAGGCGGACGCCTACGGGCTCGGCGCCAACCGGGTCGCCGCCAGGCTCTACCAGCATGGATGCCGTCACTTCTTCGTTGCCCAGTTCGTTGAAGCCCTGCGGCTGCAGCCAACTCTCGCAACTGACGCCACCGTCTATGTGTTGAACGGCCTACAGCCCGGCAATGAAACTGCCTGCGTCGAGCATGGCATCGTGCCGGTCATCAATTCGCTGGAGCAGTTGCAGCGCTGGAGCGAGACTGCGACGGCGCTCGGCCGCAGGCTGCCGGCGGTCCTGCAATTCGATACCGGCATGTCGCGCCTCGGCGTTCCGCCGGAGGAGCGCGCCGCCATTGCCAGCCTGCTGAAAGCGAGCGGCAGTATTGATGTCCAGTTCATCATGAGCCACCTCGCCTCGGCCGATGAGGCCGAGAGCGAGCAGAACGGAAGCCAGCTCTCCGAAATGAACCGCATCGCGGCCGAGTTCCCCGAGTTCGACCGTTGCTTTGCCAATTCGGGCGGCATCTTCCTCGGCAGACCCTATCACGGCGTCCTTGCCCGCCCCGGGATTGCTCTCTACGGTGGCGCACCGACCGCCAAACAGCCCAATCCGATGGAGCCCGTCCTGCGCCTCGATGTGGCCGTCGTGCAGACCCGCACCGTGCCCGCCGGCGCGCGCGTCGGCTACAGCGGCACCCACATCGCCGCGGGAGAAACCCGCCTTGCCACCATTGCCGCCGGCTATGCCGATGGCCTGCCGCGCAGCCTGAGCGACCGGGGCGCCGTCTATTGCGACGGCATTCGCCTGCCAATCGTCGGCCGTGTCTCGATGGACAGCATCACCATCGACATCTCCGCCCTGCCGGACGGCCGCCTGCAGCTTGGCAGCCTCGTGGAAGTGTTCGGCCCCAATCAAACGCTTGAAGACATTGCACGCGACGCCGGTACCATTTCCTATGAGATCCTGACCGGCCTCGGCCAGCGCTACGAGCGGCAATACCGCTGA
- a CDS encoding Lrp/AsnC family transcriptional regulator: MAALDAKDRNILRLLRLDARRSNASLAAEVGLSPSACLRRIKLMEQAGVIRGYTALVDTSNVEATIAVIINITLDRQTEDYLDRFEAAIRRHPEIKECFLMTGGSDYLLRVEVANAGEFERIHKEILSALPGVSRIHSSFAIRNVLATRTGTKRSTRQ; encoded by the coding sequence ATGGCCGCACTTGACGCGAAAGACCGCAATATTCTTCGCCTGCTTCGGCTCGACGCCCGGCGCAGCAATGCGAGCCTGGCTGCCGAAGTCGGCCTTTCGCCATCGGCCTGCCTCCGGCGGATAAAGCTGATGGAGCAGGCCGGCGTTATCCGGGGCTACACCGCGCTGGTGGATACATCGAACGTCGAGGCCACCATCGCGGTGATCATCAACATCACGCTCGACCGTCAGACGGAGGATTATCTCGACCGCTTCGAGGCCGCGATCCGCAGGCACCCCGAAATAAAGGAATGTTTCCTGATGACCGGCGGATCGGACTATCTGTTGCGCGTCGAAGTCGCCAATGCCGGCGAGTTCGAGCGCATTCACAAGGAAATCCTCTCAGCTCTCCCTGGTGTTTCACGCATCCATTCGAGCTTTGCGATCCGCAACGTGCTCGCGACGCGAACCGGGACGAAGCGTTCAACGCGCCAGTAG
- a CDS encoding response regulator: MLVLDLSMPGDTVAAIELIAQKYQGTRIIVFTANTSIETAIQVLNYGAGYVLKGSTASDLHQAIRTVCDGETFIVPSERIELRRLNLPSW, translated from the coding sequence GTGCTCGTGCTCGACCTAAGCATGCCGGGTGATACCGTTGCCGCCATCGAACTGATTGCCCAGAAATATCAGGGGACCCGGATCATCGTCTTCACGGCGAATACGAGCATCGAAACAGCGATCCAGGTACTGAACTATGGCGCCGGTTACGTGCTCAAGGGCAGCACCGCCAGCGATCTGCATCAGGCGATACGCACAGTCTGTGATGGCGAGACCTTCATAGTTCCTTCAGAGCGCATTGAACTTCGAAGACTCAATCTCCCTTCGTGGTAG
- a CDS encoding GNAT family N-acetyltransferase, with translation MIHDPDAMPYQSPEWNNAICAEGRLKDISRYYQFEDGCQILVPLVTMTAIGPVDLVAGSYPDGCGMGGAVCCDNTTSRHLREVLKDLIALRFLSIRIRPNPLQGSRWSEAAAGLGLMTKPRRAHVIDLKDGFDHVYNKLFTKATRVSIRKAEREAVIVKSSSSGELIPLLHNLLKTSVKRWAEQQNEPLWLAKFRFGRRDPIKKLYQIQEALGASCKVWAAWVNGQPVAASLVLMGKNVNDSRGAIDRVALGTSRANDLLQKLSIEDACRAGCRFYHLGESGNSASLSHFKERFGAVHYDYSEIFIERLPISRAEYLFKSGVKRAIGFKD, from the coding sequence ATGATTCACGACCCCGACGCGATGCCATATCAATCGCCGGAGTGGAACAATGCCATATGCGCTGAGGGTCGGCTCAAGGACATCAGCCGCTACTACCAGTTCGAAGACGGATGCCAGATTTTGGTTCCGCTCGTGACCATGACTGCCATCGGACCTGTGGACCTTGTTGCGGGATCGTATCCTGATGGTTGCGGAATGGGCGGGGCCGTGTGTTGCGACAACACAACCAGCCGCCACCTCAGGGAAGTCCTGAAAGACCTCATTGCGTTGCGTTTCCTCAGCATTCGTATCAGGCCCAACCCCTTACAGGGTAGCCGATGGTCCGAAGCGGCGGCCGGCCTGGGTCTGATGACGAAACCGCGCCGCGCCCACGTTATCGATCTGAAAGATGGATTCGATCACGTCTACAACAAGCTCTTCACCAAGGCGACAAGGGTGAGTATCCGCAAGGCCGAGCGGGAGGCCGTCATCGTCAAGAGCAGCAGCAGCGGCGAGTTGATCCCCCTCCTTCACAACTTGCTTAAGACCTCAGTCAAGAGGTGGGCCGAACAGCAAAACGAACCACTCTGGCTGGCGAAGTTCCGCTTCGGGAGACGCGATCCCATCAAAAAACTCTATCAGATCCAGGAAGCGCTCGGAGCGTCTTGCAAAGTCTGGGCAGCGTGGGTGAATGGACAGCCCGTCGCGGCGTCCCTGGTCCTGATGGGGAAGAATGTGAACGACTCCCGCGGCGCAATCGACCGGGTTGCACTGGGAACGTCGCGCGCCAACGACCTCTTACAAAAACTCTCCATCGAAGATGCGTGCCGGGCAGGCTGCCGTTTCTATCACCTCGGAGAGAGCGGCAATTCGGCTTCGCTTTCACATTTCAAAGAGCGTTTCGGAGCAGTGCACTACGATTATTCTGAGATATTCATCGAGCGGCTCCCAATTTCCCGGGCCGAATATCTGTTCAAGTCGGGCGTCAAGCGAGCAATTGGCTTCAAAGACTGA
- a CDS encoding NAD-dependent epimerase/dehydratase family protein: MRTILVTGGAGFIGSHLTRRLLETGRDVVVLDDLSSGKRDNVPNAAKFINGSILDRQVVRSALPGVDACIHLAAVASVEKCNRQLTHSHAINITGFLNLVEEIVNSGNKRTIVYASSAAVYGASQDLPLSEEGKCVPLSPYGADKLSCELHARAAYEVYGLSTTGLRFFNVFGPGQDPQSPYSGVITKFVQRLKNNEDIVIYGDGTQTRDFVYVGDVVEALIRSADRAANGARVLNVCSGVETSINDLARIMIEETKSGCGIAHVDGLLGEVRRSQGCTHALEAELDHRCRTDLRVGLAQLLAGRQ, translated from the coding sequence TTGAGGACGATCTTGGTGACCGGGGGAGCCGGTTTCATTGGCTCGCATCTGACGCGACGATTGTTGGAAACCGGACGCGACGTTGTGGTGCTGGATGACCTGAGTTCAGGAAAGCGCGACAATGTGCCCAACGCAGCCAAGTTCATCAATGGCTCTATCCTGGATCGACAGGTGGTTCGCAGCGCGCTTCCCGGCGTCGATGCCTGCATTCACCTGGCCGCGGTCGCTTCGGTCGAAAAATGCAATCGGCAGCTGACGCATTCTCACGCCATCAATATTACCGGGTTCCTGAACCTGGTTGAGGAGATTGTGAACTCCGGCAACAAGCGGACAATAGTCTATGCCTCTTCAGCCGCCGTTTACGGGGCCAGTCAGGACCTCCCGCTTTCAGAGGAGGGCAAGTGCGTGCCACTTTCGCCCTACGGTGCCGACAAGCTCTCGTGCGAATTGCATGCCCGGGCCGCCTATGAAGTCTACGGCCTCTCGACGACGGGTCTTCGCTTCTTCAACGTCTTCGGACCGGGCCAGGATCCGCAGTCACCCTATTCCGGTGTGATCACCAAGTTCGTGCAGCGGTTGAAAAACAACGAAGACATCGTGATCTATGGCGATGGCACGCAGACCCGCGATTTCGTTTACGTCGGCGACGTGGTCGAAGCGCTTATCCGGTCGGCGGATCGGGCTGCGAATGGCGCAAGGGTCTTGAACGTTTGCAGCGGCGTCGAGACATCGATCAATGACCTCGCGCGAATTATGATCGAGGAGACCAAGTCTGGTTGCGGCATCGCGCACGTGGATGGATTGCTCGGCGAAGTCAGGCGTTCCCAGGGGTGCACGCACGCACTTGAAGCGGAGCTCGATCATCGATGCCGCACGGATCTTCGCGTTGGGCTGGCACAGTTGCTGGCGGGGCGGCAATAG
- a CDS encoding phosphotransferase, translated as MLQRKNQETADFISRISRAYPALAALAHSSLLKNGYALVASAGLTSVLGLVFWGLASRFYSPEQVGLGAALISTMLALGNISQLNMGNFLNRYLPASEKDSAVRLVLWAYALAVAAAAFLSTLAIIFISSVTPELSFLREQPVSAAAFVVATIAWTLFALQDSVLAGLRRATVVPIENAVFAVAKLLLLALFAGSSILGAGLYAAWILPLPLLLAGINWLIFIRFLPRHRTSGDAQKPDRQALTRYFGWDYLGTLASMTAMGIAPLIVLHYGGSANLAVYYISWEIVYGVYLISRSMGVSLLAEIAFDKTKLHRLAVDALIYTVAPLAGVVFVLLIAAPLLLSVLGMNASGTNSTLLRLFAISCLPWSVVTLILAVARATGRTQVVALAQVVTLAVVLGIGTPLVVVHGAVGMAAAWFIAHSITAVGLLTDLSRRLGPSGRIDLTLRLLSSLARIWSNIAPRRHSSPPLDASIASFCAATGLEAPDPQTVREFYRESDVRTGMFRTAGPPAELLVFKASTSPEGHRAVTRHIKSSQELAANAALGQLDFAVSTIVASSIDASGARLAERALPGEDGRSIFAKSEQYLAALTQAVDAIHTMHSRTATKRVINEGWLDGWLHFGSDTVCASHSPLLGEPGRAEALAVFQAQQSHFWNGRSLPLGLGHGDFAPGNLLYTIGPDETDVRLSAIIDWETATEDTPPGLDAMFLLLTARAARSGEDLGFVIRRLLEAPLLTPEEMTAMEPMRATLEESYGALSDPAVLRALCGFAWWHHIATNLTKSSCFADKALWLAVNIDLVLAWYGGKVSVAPHTLAVGCLRRQKGSASATSPHPVPVGSTRKA; from the coding sequence ATGTTGCAGCGTAAAAACCAAGAGACCGCCGACTTCATATCACGTATATCGCGGGCGTATCCGGCGTTAGCGGCCCTTGCCCATTCGTCGCTTCTGAAAAACGGCTATGCCCTGGTCGCGAGTGCTGGTCTTACCTCGGTACTCGGGCTCGTTTTCTGGGGACTGGCGTCCCGCTTCTACTCGCCCGAACAAGTAGGACTTGGCGCTGCGCTGATCTCCACCATGCTGGCGCTTGGGAACATCTCCCAGCTCAACATGGGCAACTTTCTGAACCGCTATCTGCCGGCGAGCGAAAAGGACAGCGCGGTTCGTCTGGTGCTTTGGGCCTATGCGTTGGCGGTCGCGGCGGCCGCCTTTCTTTCCACGCTGGCCATCATCTTCATCTCCAGCGTCACACCCGAACTGAGTTTCCTAAGGGAACAACCCGTTTCTGCCGCCGCATTCGTGGTCGCGACGATCGCCTGGACGCTCTTTGCCCTGCAGGACAGCGTATTGGCCGGCTTGCGGCGCGCAACGGTCGTCCCGATTGAAAACGCCGTATTCGCCGTTGCCAAGCTGCTGTTGCTGGCACTCTTTGCAGGCTCATCCATCCTGGGCGCGGGACTGTATGCGGCGTGGATCTTGCCGCTTCCGCTCTTGTTGGCCGGCATCAATTGGCTGATTTTTATTCGCTTTCTTCCGCGGCACCGCACAAGCGGCGACGCCCAGAAACCCGACCGCCAGGCACTCACCCGCTATTTTGGCTGGGACTACCTGGGAACTCTCGCTTCGATGACGGCAATGGGGATCGCGCCACTCATTGTGCTCCACTACGGCGGCTCCGCCAATCTGGCTGTCTACTATATCAGCTGGGAAATCGTCTACGGCGTCTACCTCATCAGCCGTTCGATGGGCGTCTCTCTCCTGGCCGAGATCGCGTTCGACAAGACGAAGCTACATCGTCTCGCCGTCGATGCCCTCATCTACACCGTCGCGCCGTTGGCGGGCGTAGTATTCGTATTGCTCATTGCTGCGCCGCTGCTCCTGTCGGTGCTCGGCATGAATGCTTCAGGAACGAATTCGACGCTGCTGCGATTATTCGCCATTTCGTGCCTGCCTTGGAGCGTCGTGACGCTTATACTCGCCGTCGCGCGTGCGACGGGCCGGACACAGGTCGTCGCACTGGCACAAGTGGTAACGCTAGCCGTCGTGCTTGGGATTGGCACTCCGCTTGTCGTCGTCCATGGCGCAGTCGGGATGGCGGCAGCCTGGTTTATTGCCCACAGCATAACTGCTGTCGGCCTGCTGACAGACCTGTCGCGACGTCTCGGACCATCCGGCCGGATCGATCTGACACTGCGCTTGCTATCTTCGCTGGCGCGGATCTGGAGCAACATCGCACCTCGTCGGCATTCCTCACCGCCCCTCGATGCTTCGATTGCCAGCTTCTGCGCCGCGACGGGGCTTGAGGCACCGGATCCGCAAACCGTGCGCGAGTTCTACCGTGAGAGCGATGTGCGAACCGGCATGTTCCGGACGGCCGGCCCTCCCGCAGAATTGCTGGTCTTCAAGGCGTCGACTTCTCCAGAGGGACACCGCGCCGTCACCCGCCACATCAAAAGCAGCCAGGAGCTCGCCGCCAACGCCGCGCTTGGTCAGCTAGACTTCGCGGTTTCCACGATCGTCGCGAGTTCCATCGACGCATCCGGGGCAAGGCTCGCAGAACGCGCGCTGCCGGGCGAGGATGGTCGTTCGATTTTCGCCAAGTCCGAACAGTATCTTGCCGCGCTCACCCAAGCGGTAGACGCCATCCACACGATGCATTCGCGCACAGCAACGAAGCGGGTCATCAATGAGGGCTGGCTGGACGGCTGGCTCCACTTTGGATCCGACACCGTGTGCGCGTCGCACTCGCCACTGTTGGGCGAGCCTGGCCGCGCTGAGGCGCTCGCGGTCTTTCAAGCGCAGCAATCCCATTTTTGGAACGGCCGCTCGCTGCCCCTCGGCCTCGGGCATGGTGATTTCGCGCCAGGAAATTTGCTTTATACAATTGGTCCTGATGAAACAGATGTCCGGCTGAGCGCCATTATTGACTGGGAGACTGCCACCGAGGACACCCCACCAGGCCTGGATGCAATGTTCCTGCTGCTGACCGCACGCGCGGCGCGCAGCGGTGAGGACCTCGGTTTTGTCATTCGCCGCCTCCTTGAAGCGCCACTTCTCACTCCTGAGGAAATGACAGCTATGGAACCAATGCGTGCCACGCTGGAGGAGAGCTACGGCGCACTCTCGGATCCTGCCGTATTGCGCGCACTGTGTGGATTCGCCTGGTGGCACCACATCGCTACCAATCTGACCAAATCATCTTGCTTTGCAGACAAGGCGCTGTGGCTGGCGGTCAACATCGACCTCGTCCTAGCCTGGTACGGCGGCAAGGTGTCCGTAGCGCCGCACACGCTTGCAGTCGGCTGCCTCCGTCGGCAAAAAGGCAGTGCGAGTGCGACGTCACCCCACCCGGTCCCCGTCGGATCCACGAGGAAGGCCTAG
- a CDS encoding glycoside hydrolase family 16 protein produces the protein MHLRQSVTIAAVLLSLFLPLPAARADGPAPVADKGSWRLIFEDNFDGPKLDRGKWTTCYWWNKDGCTNLGNAELQWYRPENVSISKGLLRLTARRQKVKGIEGRTFDYTSGIVTTGRDYDELPRPSRTRFRYGHIEVKAKVPAGKGFWAAIWLLPETRESRPEIDLMEVLGDSASTLRMHYHYVDAASEKKSVGKDIETSDLTANWHVYSLTWDADKIIWYLDGKEVWRHTDAATISSEEMYLLLNLAVGGEWAGSPPKSTKFPSTYLIDYVRIWQRDDG, from the coding sequence ATGCATCTTAGGCAATCGGTCACCATCGCAGCCGTCCTTCTGTCCCTCTTTCTTCCATTACCTGCGGCACGTGCTGACGGACCGGCTCCGGTCGCTGACAAAGGTTCGTGGCGGCTGATATTCGAGGATAACTTCGACGGCCCCAAACTGGACCGGGGAAAATGGACCACCTGTTATTGGTGGAACAAGGACGGCTGTACCAATCTCGGCAACGCCGAACTGCAATGGTACCGGCCGGAAAATGTCTCGATTTCCAAAGGGCTCCTGCGGCTGACCGCTCGGCGACAAAAGGTCAAGGGCATCGAGGGGCGCACTTTCGACTATACGTCCGGCATCGTCACCACGGGACGCGACTACGACGAATTGCCAAGACCATCGCGAACGCGGTTCCGCTATGGCCACATCGAGGTCAAGGCGAAAGTTCCCGCGGGTAAAGGGTTCTGGGCTGCGATCTGGCTCCTGCCGGAGACACGGGAATCCCGGCCGGAGATTGATCTCATGGAGGTACTTGGCGATTCCGCCTCCACGTTGCGGATGCACTACCACTACGTCGATGCAGCCTCTGAGAAGAAGAGCGTCGGAAAGGATATCGAGACATCAGACTTGACGGCGAACTGGCACGTCTACAGTCTGACCTGGGACGCAGATAAAATCATTTGGTACCTCGACGGCAAGGAGGTCTGGCGCCACACGGATGCCGCAACGATTTCCAGCGAAGAGATGTATCTGCTCCTCAATCTGGCGGTTGGAGGAGAGTGGGCGGGCTCTCCGCCCAAGTCTACGAAGTTTCCCTCCACCTATCTCATTGACTACGTAAGAATCTGGCAGCGGGACGACGGCTGA